One Bacillus sp. FJAT-52991 genomic region harbors:
- a CDS encoding Cj0069 family protein, which translates to MKKHIVIFEVVGGTDKGPNGYRPDTMPIVKSIEKRGWTAEVIFYSHEKKDEILKHVSDTADAYLSRINPGNLTDEANYFDMLRKLYDNGVKEMPHPDVMIHLGAKDVLVKLRDTDLVPDDTFAYYDIETFKNSFPKTLLYGERVLKQNRGSTGEGIWRVQLVDQLIDVEAIPLTAKVKCTEAKDNHVEYHKLGDFLTFCEQYIKGDNGMLIDMPFLPRIKEGEIRLLMLHRTPVNVVHKKPANQKDAFSTTLFSGAQYRYDATSDWPDLVDLFISNLSTITNKLGNLDLPLIWTADFMLDTDKRGNDVYILGEMNCSCVGFTSELSLSEDIADEIISILAPQYA; encoded by the coding sequence ATGAAAAAACATATCGTAATTTTTGAAGTTGTCGGAGGAACAGATAAAGGACCAAATGGATATCGCCCTGATACAATGCCAATTGTAAAATCAATAGAAAAACGTGGTTGGACGGCTGAAGTCATTTTTTACTCTCACGAAAAGAAAGATGAAATATTGAAACATGTTTCCGATACAGCCGATGCCTATTTAAGTCGTATTAACCCCGGGAATTTGACAGATGAAGCGAACTATTTTGATATGCTCCGCAAGCTTTATGATAATGGTGTTAAAGAAATGCCACATCCTGATGTTATGATTCATTTGGGAGCAAAAGACGTTCTAGTAAAACTTCGTGATACGGACTTAGTTCCTGATGACACATTTGCTTATTACGATATTGAAACATTCAAAAACTCTTTTCCAAAGACTTTGTTATATGGAGAACGTGTCTTAAAACAAAATCGCGGTTCAACTGGAGAAGGAATTTGGCGCGTTCAACTAGTAGACCAGCTAATAGATGTTGAAGCCATTCCACTGACTGCTAAAGTAAAATGTACAGAAGCAAAGGATAACCATGTCGAATATCATAAGCTTGGAGACTTTTTAACCTTTTGTGAGCAATATATTAAAGGAGATAACGGTATGCTTATTGATATGCCATTTCTCCCCAGAATTAAAGAAGGAGAAATTCGCCTCCTCATGCTTCACCGTACGCCAGTGAATGTTGTTCATAAAAAACCAGCCAATCAAAAGGATGCCTTTTCAACAACTTTATTCTCAGGAGCACAATATCGTTACGATGCTACAAGTGATTGGCCAGACTTAGTTGACCTGTTTATTTCTAATTTAAGTACCATTACGAACAAACTCGGCAACTTAGACTTACCACTCATTTGGACAGCCGATTTCATGCTTGATACAGATAAGCGTGGAAATGATGTGTATATCCTTGGTGAAATGAACTGCTCATGTGTAGGCTTTACATCCGAATTATCTTTAAGTGAAGATATTGCTGACGAAATCATTAGCATTTTAGCTCCACAGTACGCTTAA
- a CDS encoding OsmC family protein, with protein sequence MAKHHFHLKASWPGLRNGVGQIEAGNLKTEVSIPPEMNGPGVGTNPDEMLLGAASTCYIITLAAMLEVSKLDKESLTLESEGIVDVTRGILTYKAIIHRPTIILKTDASDRDITLAQKLAVKAETSCMISRALQGNVDIQLEATIKKASE encoded by the coding sequence ATGGCAAAGCATCATTTTCATTTAAAAGCAAGTTGGCCCGGTTTGCGAAATGGCGTCGGACAAATTGAAGCAGGCAATTTAAAGACGGAGGTATCGATTCCGCCAGAAATGAATGGACCAGGTGTTGGTACCAATCCAGACGAGATGTTGCTTGGAGCGGCCTCCACTTGCTACATTATCACCCTTGCTGCAATGCTAGAAGTCAGTAAGTTAGATAAAGAATCGCTCACGCTGGAGTCTGAAGGAATTGTCGATGTGACGCGTGGAATTTTGACCTATAAAGCAATCATCCACCGTCCAACAATTATTTTAAAAACGGATGCCTCTGATCGAGACATTACTTTAGCACAAAAACTAGCAGTCAAAGCTGAAACATCCTGCATGATCAGCCGCGCCCTCCAAGGCAATGTAGACATTCAACTTGAAGCAACCATTAAAAAGGCTTCTGAATAA
- a CDS encoding HAMP domain-containing histidine kinase, with translation MKIKNKIYLFSTVTLLIILFIINSSIYFLFSKVTTDGELDRLKREALQITGGLNQEGGENIDPATLLQPYLPTNGMIRIIDQDSRAIVTQEVDSNQPIPAPKPRFERKATDGVFDAKEVKYAYVKVPIIWMDGRVMTLEVIESLAGLQKNLNMLKNVLFFASLFVLIPAFVAGRMLSNLILRPVNSMIRTMEDIQVRGIFKKIPLEHQSKDELYKMGNTFNKMMDLLQQNFEKQQQFVSDASHELKTPLTVIESYAKLLKRWGTKKPDVLEESVEAIYSEAVRMKAMTNQMLLLANNSAEWNLNIQEIDLIKVCQTATDQLTNAYGRSFRLIFSEKSVPVLADEQKMKQVLVVLLDNAMKYSSDVIEIDVGIQRERAFFSVKDSGVGIPAEDLQQVFDRFFRVDKARSRDTGGVGLGLSIAKRIVDAHEGEIQLESEEEKWTKVTVFLPDQTKRE, from the coding sequence ATGAAAATAAAAAATAAAATCTATCTTTTCTCAACGGTTACGTTGCTTATCATTTTATTTATTATTAACAGTTCGATTTATTTTTTATTCTCCAAAGTAACGACCGATGGTGAGCTCGATCGCTTAAAGCGAGAGGCGTTACAGATCACAGGTGGCTTAAATCAAGAAGGGGGCGAAAATATTGACCCGGCAACATTGCTGCAGCCATATTTACCAACGAACGGGATGATTCGTATTATTGACCAAGATTCACGAGCGATCGTCACACAGGAAGTGGATAGTAATCAACCGATTCCTGCGCCTAAGCCGCGTTTTGAAAGAAAAGCCACAGATGGTGTATTTGACGCGAAAGAGGTGAAATATGCATATGTCAAGGTTCCGATCATCTGGATGGATGGCCGAGTGATGACGTTAGAAGTCATTGAAAGCCTCGCTGGATTGCAGAAAAACTTGAATATGTTAAAAAATGTTTTATTCTTCGCTTCATTATTCGTATTAATCCCTGCGTTTGTTGCTGGAAGGATGTTGAGCAATCTCATTTTACGTCCAGTCAATTCAATGATTCGAACAATGGAAGACATTCAAGTTCGTGGCATTTTCAAAAAAATTCCGCTTGAGCATCAGTCAAAGGACGAATTGTACAAAATGGGTAACACCTTTAATAAGATGATGGACTTATTACAGCAAAACTTTGAGAAGCAGCAACAGTTCGTCTCTGATGCTTCTCATGAATTAAAAACGCCATTAACGGTGATTGAAAGCTATGCGAAATTATTAAAACGGTGGGGAACGAAAAAGCCGGATGTGTTAGAGGAATCCGTGGAAGCGATCTATTCCGAAGCGGTGCGTATGAAGGCAATGACCAATCAAATGTTATTGCTCGCTAATAATAGTGCCGAGTGGAATTTGAATATCCAAGAAATCGATTTGATCAAGGTGTGCCAAACTGCTACTGACCAGCTGACGAATGCCTATGGACGGAGTTTTCGTCTCATTTTTAGCGAAAAGTCGGTCCCTGTTTTAGCCGATGAACAAAAAATGAAGCAAGTACTTGTTGTGTTGTTAGACAATGCGATGAAATATAGTTCGGATGTGATCGAGATCGATGTAGGTATCCAAAGGGAACGGGCCTTCTTTTCTGTGAAGGATAGTGGGGTCGGCATTCCAGCAGAAGATTTACAACAAGTATTCGATCGCTTCTTCCGTGTCGATAAAGCCCGCAGTCGTGACACAGGAGGAGTTGGGTTAGGTCTATCGATTGCCAAGCGAATTGTTGATGCCCACGAAGGAGAGATTCAACTAGAAAGTGAAGAAGAAAAATGGACGAAGGTGACCGTCTTTTTACCGGACCAAACGAAAAGAGAGTAG
- a CDS encoding class I SAM-dependent methyltransferase yields the protein MTKEHWNQRFGQAEFAYGKEPNAFIQEKGSLLSQGNVLAIAEGEGRNAVYLASLGHTVTTWDYSVAGLEKTNKLAAEKGVHVAAKCVDLNEAPWEKETWDHITCVFGHFDNDLRVGTLQQIEQAVKTGGSFLCEVYSTEQLHYKTGGPRDLNMLYRPEEFLTTFSNWHIKHFFIGEVERQEGNLHQGLSHVIQFYGVKK from the coding sequence ATGACGAAGGAACATTGGAATCAGCGGTTCGGTCAAGCAGAATTTGCTTATGGCAAGGAACCGAATGCTTTTATTCAAGAGAAAGGCTCTCTTCTCTCTCAAGGCAACGTTTTAGCAATTGCTGAAGGAGAGGGAAGAAATGCGGTATACTTGGCATCTTTAGGACATACGGTAACGACTTGGGATTATTCTGTGGCAGGCTTGGAAAAGACAAATAAGTTAGCCGCTGAAAAAGGTGTCCATGTGGCAGCAAAGTGTGTCGACTTAAATGAAGCACCATGGGAAAAGGAAACATGGGATCACATCACTTGTGTATTCGGTCACTTTGACAATGACTTGCGCGTAGGAACTTTACAACAGATCGAACAAGCGGTGAAAACAGGAGGGAGCTTCCTTTGCGAAGTGTATTCCACTGAGCAGCTTCACTACAAAACAGGGGGCCCGCGAGACCTTAATATGCTTTACCGTCCAGAAGAATTTTTAACCACCTTCTCTAACTGGCACATCAAACATTTCTTTATTGGAGAAGTAGAGCGTCAAGAAGGCAACCTTCATCAAGGACTTTCCCACGTGATCCAGTTTTATGGAGTGAAAAAATAA
- a CDS encoding PepSY domain-containing protein codes for MKRKWNIVLIICFVLVAVAFGVQQIVASMDTNVLTEKEVKQIVTGQYGGEIETMELTKTGEHSIYNVRLVNNRGTYHVAVNAENGDIMELKEISLAMSEKEAVDLALKVVSGTAKTVNLREDSVYVVEVETANHETTVVEIDKATGEVITKRVQKEQSSKITEQQAKEIAIKHVPGKVLQVMMQSKEGKRLFLVEVEKNPNETVMIEIEEATGAVLSTKAVIPLQTKITEQQAKEIASEQTAGGSISDIELIETNGGPIYQVITEKDKQTIDVRVHAITGNVLSITTIDHDDDDEDDDQDDEDED; via the coding sequence ATGAAAAGGAAATGGAACATCGTGCTGATTATTTGTTTTGTGCTTGTCGCGGTGGCATTTGGCGTCCAACAAATTGTGGCCAGCATGGATACGAATGTACTAACGGAAAAAGAAGTGAAACAGATTGTGACTGGCCAATACGGCGGGGAGATCGAGACAATGGAGTTAACGAAAACGGGTGAACACTCCATTTATAATGTTCGACTAGTGAACAATCGAGGCACCTATCATGTTGCTGTCAATGCTGAGAACGGTGACATTATGGAGTTAAAAGAAATCTCATTAGCTATGTCTGAGAAGGAAGCGGTCGACCTTGCATTAAAGGTCGTGTCTGGTACGGCAAAAACCGTTAACTTGCGAGAGGATTCGGTGTATGTGGTGGAAGTGGAAACGGCCAACCATGAAACAACGGTCGTTGAAATTGACAAAGCGACAGGCGAAGTGATCACGAAGCGTGTTCAAAAAGAGCAGTCTAGTAAGATTACCGAGCAGCAAGCAAAAGAGATTGCTATTAAGCATGTACCTGGTAAAGTTCTTCAAGTGATGATGCAGTCCAAAGAGGGCAAGCGATTGTTTTTGGTAGAGGTGGAAAAGAATCCAAATGAAACAGTCATGATTGAAATTGAGGAAGCAACAGGGGCGGTTCTTTCAACGAAAGCGGTCATTCCACTGCAAACGAAAATTACCGAGCAGCAAGCGAAAGAGATTGCTTCCGAACAAACCGCTGGTGGATCGATTTCGGATATCGAATTAATCGAAACAAACGGTGGCCCTATATATCAAGTCATCACAGAAAAAGACAAGCAAACGATCGATGTCCGTGTCCATGCGATTACGGGAAATGTACTATCGATTACGACCATTGATCACGATGATGATGACGAAGATGACGACCAAGACGATGAAGATGAGGATTAG
- a CDS encoding SpaA isopeptide-forming pilin-related protein, protein MNVRIRKTMPAIIGFLFGLCMMINVFPPMAYAQKTAADVADVDQIRILDASGQPKNSFHEYEDVKIEIEWSTKSAMKPKDQLTIELPKELQAYSEKAPMKDANGQSIGQCAVSKTTLTCTYDEAVKGKTNLKGSFFLQAQIKGMKEKEIKKKLAFQVNGKTHHVPIHIVGHDVKKEPEKTNSKIQSSSSKTKGVLNEDPNEEAQIQIVKVDQEDQNQILPGAHFDLLQDGKVIDSLVTDANGKAVSKKLPEGTYTLKETKAPTGYQLPTKTMEVKLENKKDMLMVVPNMKELGSLKVVKKDSKTGALLKGAQFQLYDEEGHIASQPQTTDQNGVALFENLVSGQYSLKETKAPEGYNKSNVEISVKIVAGEITQLEVKNEKQNLDPQQPGSSHGTGVGIPVQKPGSSHGTGVGIPVKKPDSSTGATNKSNASSKTVVNKQKANNNSSNKLPQTGDAGSMAPIIGAILILAAIRLKI, encoded by the coding sequence GTGAATGTTCGTATTCGTAAGACGATGCCAGCAATCATTGGATTTCTTTTTGGATTATGTATGATGATCAATGTCTTTCCACCGATGGCTTATGCTCAAAAAACAGCAGCGGATGTGGCAGATGTAGATCAAATAAGAATATTAGATGCAAGCGGACAGCCAAAGAATAGTTTTCATGAATATGAAGATGTGAAAATTGAAATAGAGTGGTCAACGAAATCAGCCATGAAGCCGAAAGACCAATTGACGATAGAACTGCCAAAGGAACTGCAAGCCTATAGCGAAAAGGCTCCAATGAAAGATGCTAATGGACAGTCCATTGGGCAGTGTGCCGTAAGTAAAACGACACTCACATGTACATATGATGAGGCTGTAAAAGGAAAAACAAACCTCAAGGGTTCTTTTTTTCTTCAAGCACAAATCAAAGGTATGAAAGAAAAAGAGATAAAGAAAAAGCTCGCGTTTCAAGTGAACGGTAAAACTCATCATGTACCTATCCATATCGTCGGTCATGATGTAAAGAAAGAGCCTGAAAAAACGAATTCAAAGATACAGTCGTCATCTTCAAAAACAAAAGGTGTTTTAAATGAAGATCCGAATGAAGAAGCACAAATTCAAATTGTTAAAGTAGACCAAGAAGATCAAAACCAAATATTACCAGGAGCACACTTTGATCTCCTGCAAGATGGGAAAGTCATTGATTCTTTAGTCACTGATGCTAACGGTAAAGCCGTATCTAAAAAGTTACCTGAAGGGACTTATACGTTGAAAGAAACGAAAGCACCAACAGGCTATCAATTACCAACGAAAACGATGGAAGTAAAGCTAGAGAATAAGAAAGACATGTTAATGGTTGTTCCAAATATGAAAGAGCTTGGTAGTTTGAAAGTCGTTAAGAAAGATAGTAAAACAGGTGCTTTATTAAAAGGAGCACAATTCCAGCTATATGATGAAGAGGGGCATATCGCTTCACAACCACAAACAACCGATCAAAACGGAGTGGCTCTTTTTGAGAATTTAGTCTCAGGGCAATATTCATTGAAAGAGACAAAAGCACCTGAAGGCTATAATAAATCCAATGTGGAAATTTCGGTCAAAATTGTTGCTGGAGAAATCACGCAGTTAGAAGTCAAAAATGAAAAACAAAATCTTGACCCACAACAACCAGGTTCGTCGCACGGAACAGGAGTCGGTATACCAGTGCAAAAGCCAGGCTCATCGCATGGAACAGGAGTTGGCATACCGGTGAAAAAACCAGATTCATCCACAGGAGCGACAAATAAGTCAAACGCATCAAGCAAAACAGTTGTTAATAAACAGAAAGCAAATAATAATTCTTCCAATAAGTTGCCTCAAACAGGAGATGCTGGTTCGATGGCACCGATCATTGGCGCGATCTTGATTTTGGCAGCGATTCGTTTGAAAATCTAA
- a CDS encoding response regulator transcription factor: MLERILVVEDEEKIARVIQLELEYEGYESATAKTGMEALEQFRHGEWDLILLDVMLPELSGMEVLRRIRSQNSIIPIILLTARDSVVDKVNGLDQGANDYITKPFEIEELLARIRVCLRLSQAYKKEEENPKIQVADLSIDEKMREVTRGETQIELTPREFDLLLFLMQHNNQVLNREQILTNVWGFDYFGDTNVVDVYIRYLRKKVDCDFDTPLLHTVRGVGYMLKG; encoded by the coding sequence ATGTTGGAGCGAATTTTGGTTGTGGAAGATGAAGAGAAAATTGCGCGAGTGATTCAATTAGAGCTCGAATATGAAGGATATGAAAGTGCAACAGCTAAGACGGGAATGGAAGCGTTAGAGCAGTTTCGTCATGGGGAATGGGATTTGATTTTACTTGATGTGATGCTACCGGAATTGAGTGGAATGGAAGTGTTGCGTCGCATTCGTTCACAAAATTCAATCATCCCGATTATTTTACTAACAGCTCGTGATTCCGTTGTTGATAAAGTGAACGGGCTCGACCAAGGGGCTAATGATTATATAACCAAGCCGTTTGAAATTGAAGAATTATTGGCTCGCATTCGCGTGTGCTTACGTCTATCGCAAGCCTATAAGAAAGAGGAAGAGAATCCGAAAATCCAAGTAGCTGATCTATCGATTGATGAGAAAATGAGAGAAGTCACAAGAGGAGAGACGCAAATTGAGCTCACACCACGTGAATTTGATCTATTACTCTTCCTGATGCAGCATAACAATCAAGTATTGAATCGCGAGCAAATTTTAACGAATGTATGGGGATTTGATTATTTCGGTGATACGAATGTCGTCGATGTGTATATTCGTTATTTGAGGAAAAAAGTGGATTGTGATTTTGACACGCCGCTTCTTCATACGGTGCGAGGCGTTGGCTATATGTTAAAGGGGTAA